A window of the Deltaproteobacteria bacterium genome harbors these coding sequences:
- a CDS encoding ferritin-like domain-containing protein, which translates to MLLSREEMTFDFRGARLHPDRDRRLLGWMTNQFLYGEVTGIQCGHWLYRAPDLEAARFFSRQAVEEFQHVENFVRILELLGEPPAPAHRMVRFLSTGMMPGSFEEHVCLEMALGEGFVLMALYGVIDTVDHEEIRAILSRAVKQEERHVEFGEQRTMEAIRGRPALRRRLLGLSLVSMWAVRRLASFMRKRLPEHEVLSQLPEFLRFSVACAERRLLRMGVLTKPLAELGAAAKALAVAEAYATSIVSAPLRLLPRKRLTETYLRDPGVVRPRLTQSP; encoded by the coding sequence ATGCTGCTCTCGCGGGAAGAGATGACGTTCGATTTCCGCGGAGCGCGGCTGCACCCGGATCGCGACCGGCGCCTGCTCGGCTGGATGACGAACCAGTTCCTGTACGGCGAGGTGACGGGGATCCAGTGCGGACACTGGCTGTACCGGGCACCGGACCTGGAGGCCGCCCGCTTCTTCTCCCGCCAGGCAGTCGAGGAGTTCCAGCACGTCGAGAACTTCGTCCGGATCCTCGAGCTGCTCGGCGAGCCGCCCGCGCCGGCGCACCGCATGGTGCGGTTCCTCAGCACGGGAATGATGCCCGGCAGCTTCGAGGAGCACGTCTGCCTGGAGATGGCGCTCGGCGAGGGCTTCGTGCTGATGGCTCTGTACGGCGTGATCGACACCGTCGATCACGAGGAGATCCGCGCCATCCTCTCCCGCGCCGTCAAGCAGGAGGAGCGGCACGTCGAGTTCGGCGAGCAGCGCACGATGGAAGCGATCCGCGGACGTCCAGCGCTGCGCCGGCGTCTGCTGGGGCTGTCGTTGGTCTCGATGTGGGCGGTCCGCCGTCTGGCGAGCTTCATGCGCAAGCGGCTGCCGGAGCACGAAGTGCTCTCGCAACTTCCGGAGTTCCTCCGCTTCTCGGTCGCCTGCGCGGAACGGCGGCTGTTGCGGATGGGGGTATTGACGAAGCCGTTGGCGGAGCTCGGCGCGGCCGCAAAGGCGCTCGCCGTCGCGGAAGCGTATGCCACGTCGATCGTGAGCGCGCCGCTGCGGCTCTTGCCCAGAAAGCGGCTGACGGAGACGTACCTGCGCGATCCCGGCGTGGTGCGCCCGCGGCTAACCCAGAGCCCGTAA